From a single Micromonospora carbonacea genomic region:
- a CDS encoding ABC transporter ATP-binding protein, with translation MNARLRAERVTLRYDQRIVSEELSFAVPDGSFTVLIGPNACGKSTLLRALSGLLRPAAGRVLLDGSDLVALPAKERARRLALLPQTMTAPEGITVRELVGRGRYAHQRVLRRFSRADEAAVEAALDSTGTTDLADRRADELSGGQRQRAWIAMVLAQETPLVLLDEPTTYLDVAHQIDVLNVLHRLVTQGRTVVAVLHDLNHAARYATHLVAMRDGRIVAEGPPATTVGSGLVTEVFGMPNQVVPDPVTGAPLVVPADTREPGLTGRAPATSRGVREAVRPPGQGSVGQPTG, from the coding sequence CTGAACGCCCGGCTCCGCGCGGAACGCGTCACCCTCCGCTACGACCAGCGGATCGTCAGCGAGGAGCTGTCGTTCGCGGTGCCGGACGGCTCGTTCACCGTGCTCATCGGCCCGAACGCGTGCGGCAAGTCGACGCTCCTGCGGGCGCTGTCCGGGCTGCTCCGCCCCGCCGCGGGCCGGGTCCTGCTGGACGGCTCGGACCTGGTCGCCCTGCCGGCGAAGGAACGCGCCCGCCGGCTCGCGCTGCTGCCGCAGACCATGACCGCGCCCGAGGGGATCACCGTCCGGGAGCTGGTCGGCCGGGGCCGCTACGCCCACCAGCGGGTGCTCCGCCGCTTCTCCCGGGCCGACGAGGCGGCCGTCGAAGCGGCCCTGGACTCGACCGGCACGACCGACCTGGCCGACCGCCGGGCCGACGAGCTCTCCGGCGGGCAGCGGCAACGCGCCTGGATCGCCATGGTGCTGGCCCAGGAGACGCCGCTCGTGCTGCTCGACGAGCCCACCACCTACCTGGACGTCGCCCACCAGATCGACGTGCTCAACGTGCTGCACCGCCTGGTCACCCAGGGTCGCACCGTCGTGGCCGTGCTGCACGACCTCAACCACGCCGCCCGGTACGCCACCCACCTCGTGGCGATGCGCGACGGACGGATCGTGGCCGAGGGCCCGCCCGCCACGACGGTCGGCAGCGGACTCGTCACCGAGGTCTTCGGGATGCCGAACCAGGTCGTCCCCGACCCGGTCACCGGCGCGCCGCTGGTCGTGCCGGCCGACACCCGGGAACCGGGGCTCACCGGCCGGGCACCCGCTACTTCGCGAGGAGTTCGAGAAGCGGTCCGTCCGCCTGGGCAAGGGTCGGTGGGCCAGCCGACCGGCTGA
- a CDS encoding FecCD family ABC transporter permease, whose amino-acid sequence MSAGSRPVRRAAGRRRLVLGTDRAHVAVGVREAAVCAVAALVVAALAVVGLWLGDFPLRFDEVLGVLGGRTGGLTRTVVLEWRLPRVAAAIAFGAALGVAGAIFQTITRNPLASPDIIGLANGSFCGMLIALLLLGGGWHLLMLGSLAGGLLAALAIYLLAYRDGLSGFRFIVVGVGVSSMLAATNTWLLLRADLETALFAAAWGAGSLNTATAEVVWPAAGVVLALLAVTPLWAAALAQLELGDDVAAASGVAVDRDRAALVLVAVVLVSAVTTVAGPISFVALAAPQIARRLVRAPGLPLAATAGVGAALLLGADLVAQHVIPLTVPVGVVTVTLGGGYLLWLLVHEFRRNRWSTN is encoded by the coding sequence GTGAGCGCCGGGAGCCGGCCGGTCCGCCGCGCCGCCGGCCGTCGCCGGCTGGTGCTCGGCACCGACCGCGCCCACGTGGCCGTCGGCGTACGCGAGGCCGCCGTCTGCGCCGTCGCCGCGCTCGTCGTCGCCGCGCTGGCGGTGGTCGGCCTCTGGCTGGGCGACTTCCCGCTCCGCTTCGACGAGGTCCTCGGCGTGCTCGGCGGCCGGACCGGCGGGCTGACCCGCACCGTCGTGCTGGAGTGGCGGCTGCCCCGCGTCGCCGCCGCCATCGCCTTCGGCGCGGCGCTCGGCGTCGCCGGTGCGATCTTCCAGACCATCACCCGCAACCCGTTGGCCAGCCCGGACATCATCGGCCTGGCCAACGGCTCGTTCTGCGGCATGCTGATCGCCCTGCTGCTGCTCGGCGGCGGCTGGCACCTGCTGATGCTCGGCTCGCTCGCCGGTGGCCTGCTGGCCGCCCTGGCGATCTACCTGCTCGCCTACCGGGACGGCCTCTCCGGGTTCCGGTTCATCGTCGTCGGGGTCGGGGTCTCCTCGATGCTCGCCGCCACCAACACCTGGCTGCTGCTCCGCGCCGACCTGGAGACGGCGCTCTTCGCCGCCGCCTGGGGCGCCGGCTCCCTCAACACCGCCACCGCCGAGGTGGTCTGGCCCGCCGCCGGGGTGGTCCTGGCGCTGCTGGCGGTCACCCCCCTGTGGGCGGCGGCCCTGGCCCAGCTCGAGCTGGGCGACGACGTCGCCGCCGCCAGCGGGGTCGCGGTCGACCGGGACCGCGCCGCCCTCGTCCTGGTCGCGGTCGTCCTGGTCAGCGCCGTCACCACCGTCGCCGGCCCGATCTCCTTCGTGGCCCTGGCCGCCCCGCAGATCGCCCGCCGGCTCGTCCGGGCACCGGGCCTGCCGCTCGCCGCCACCGCCGGGGTGGGGGCGGCGCTGCTGCTCGGCGCAGACCTGGTCGCCCAGCACGTGATCCCGCTGACCGTGCCGGTGGGGGTCGTCACGGTCACCCTCGGCGGCGGGTACCTGCTCTGGCTGCTCGTCCACGAGTTCAGGAGGAACCGATGGTCGACCAACTGA
- a CDS encoding type II toxin-antitoxin system VapC family toxin has translation MTLLLDTHVALWAITGDATLGVDFLDQLRHDPDILLSPVTLWEITIKQGAGKLVGPPDLAERVREMGFRELPVTHAHAIAASRLPPHHRDPFDRMLVAQAITEGLTLATRDASIALYDVDVLKV, from the coding sequence ATGACCCTGCTGCTGGACACGCACGTCGCGCTCTGGGCCATCACCGGTGATGCGACCCTCGGCGTCGATTTCCTCGACCAGCTTCGCCACGACCCAGACATCCTTCTCTCCCCCGTCACCTTGTGGGAGATCACCATCAAGCAGGGCGCGGGAAAGCTCGTCGGGCCGCCTGACCTCGCCGAGCGGGTAAGGGAGATGGGCTTCCGTGAGCTCCCGGTGACCCATGCCCACGCCATCGCCGCCAGCCGCCTGCCGCCCCACCACCGCGACCCCTTCGACCGCATGCTGGTGGCGCAGGCGATCACCGAGGGTCTGACGCTGGCCACCCGCGACGCATCGATAGCGCTGTACGACGTGGACGTCCTCAAGGTGTGA
- a CDS encoding siderophore-interacting protein: MSTFRNSPNVLFETTVTATRRLSPGFVRVTLGDERLRELAPHQRDQRIKIMLPVGGDYPAGLRAGLPEQGWRREWRSTPDRERPLLRSYTAYRTRPAAGELDLDFYLHQPHGPASTWAAGARPGDRLILSGPHVRAGQPGYGVQWEPGPATRVLIAADETAYPAVRGILPSLGPGVRATVLLEAGTAADAAALDDVTAGHSVEVGLRDGARGGTALAAMVGDWLAEHGAAAAGAGSRFYAWAATESSRIAHLRRLFTEAHIAPERVHTQGYWHDRPTREEIAD, translated from the coding sequence ATGTCGACCTTCCGCAACTCGCCCAACGTGCTGTTCGAGACGACCGTGACGGCGACCCGGCGACTGTCGCCCGGGTTCGTCCGCGTCACGCTCGGCGACGAACGACTGCGGGAGCTGGCCCCGCACCAGCGCGACCAGCGCATCAAGATCATGCTGCCGGTCGGCGGCGACTACCCGGCCGGGCTGCGGGCGGGGCTGCCCGAGCAGGGGTGGCGGCGCGAGTGGCGGTCCACGCCCGACCGCGAACGGCCACTGCTGCGCAGCTACACCGCATACCGGACCCGGCCGGCAGCGGGCGAGCTGGACCTGGACTTCTACCTGCACCAGCCGCACGGCCCGGCGAGCACATGGGCGGCGGGGGCCCGGCCGGGCGACCGGCTGATCCTGTCGGGTCCGCACGTCCGGGCCGGTCAGCCCGGCTACGGCGTGCAGTGGGAGCCGGGGCCGGCGACGCGGGTGCTGATCGCGGCGGACGAGACGGCGTACCCGGCGGTGCGGGGCATCCTGCCCAGCCTCGGGCCGGGGGTGCGGGCGACCGTCCTGCTGGAGGCCGGCACGGCGGCGGACGCCGCCGCCCTCGACGACGTGACCGCCGGCCACTCGGTCGAGGTCGGGCTGCGCGACGGGGCCCGGGGCGGGACGGCGCTGGCCGCCATGGTGGGCGACTGGCTGGCCGAGCACGGCGCGGCGGCGGCCGGGGCGGGCAGCCGCTTCTACGCCTGGGCAGCTACGGAGAGTAGCAGGATCGCGCACCTGCGCCGGCTCTTCACGGAGGCGCACATCGCCCCCGAGCGGGTCCACACGCAGGGGTACTGGCACGACCGCCCCACCCGTGAGGAGATCGCAGATTAG
- a CDS encoding ABC transporter substrate-binding protein codes for MRSTPPRTARRRLLALTVASATALVVAACGSADSDPASSVGDTRSVEHARGKTDVPATPTRVVVLEPVQLDTAIALEITPVGAAVLNEAAGVPKYLGDKAAGITTVGTVQEPNVQKIAALKPDLIIGTESRHSALYDQLTDVAPTVFMASQADPWQDNVTFTATALGGADSAGKLLTGYQQRCAEIAKKFGTAGKTAQLIRPRDGVLTLYGPTSFAGSTLECVGFTTPKRDWENSISVDVSPERVLEARADHVFVTTVDVNDRSTIPASVSANAAAFPRLHLVDQSFWITGVGTVGGQAVLDDLERILAASS; via the coding sequence ATGCGCTCGACACCCCCTCGAACAGCCCGCCGACGTCTCCTCGCCCTCACGGTCGCCTCGGCGACGGCGCTCGTCGTGGCCGCCTGCGGCTCCGCCGACTCCGACCCGGCGAGCAGCGTCGGCGACACCAGAAGCGTCGAGCACGCGCGCGGCAAGACCGACGTGCCGGCCACGCCGACCCGGGTCGTCGTCCTCGAACCGGTGCAGCTCGACACCGCCATCGCCCTGGAGATCACCCCGGTCGGCGCGGCCGTGCTCAACGAGGCCGCCGGGGTGCCCAAGTACCTCGGGGACAAGGCCGCCGGCATCACCACCGTCGGCACCGTCCAGGAACCCAACGTGCAGAAGATCGCGGCCCTCAAGCCCGACCTGATCATCGGCACCGAGTCCCGCCACTCCGCCCTCTACGACCAGCTCACCGACGTCGCCCCGACCGTCTTCATGGCGTCCCAGGCCGACCCGTGGCAGGACAACGTGACGTTCACCGCCACCGCGCTCGGTGGCGCGGACTCCGCCGGCAAGCTGCTCACCGGCTACCAGCAGCGGTGCGCGGAGATCGCCAAGAAGTTCGGCACCGCCGGCAAGACCGCGCAGCTCATCCGCCCCCGCGACGGCGTCCTCACGTTGTACGGGCCCACCTCGTTCGCCGGCAGCACGCTGGAGTGCGTCGGCTTCACCACCCCGAAGCGCGACTGGGAGAACTCCATCTCGGTCGACGTCTCCCCCGAGCGGGTGCTGGAGGCCAGGGCCGACCACGTCTTCGTCACCACCGTCGACGTCAACGACCGCAGCACCATCCCGGCCTCGGTCAGCGCCAACGCCGCCGCCTTCCCCCGCCTGCACCTGGTCGACCAGTCCTTCTGGATCACCGGGGTCGGCACGGTCGGCGGGCAGGCCGTCCTCGACGACCTCGAACGCATCCTCGCCGCGTCGAGTTGA
- a CDS encoding iron chelate uptake ABC transporter family permease subunit: MTTTASARAARPVHGRAARRRTTRRWLAGAVAVLLGSLVLSIFVGANPVPPSDVWAALRGAGTDAAQYVVWGQRLPRTLAGLLVGAALGLAGALMQAFTRNALAEPGILGVNAGAAAFVAVGIAFFGITSPAGYMWLALLGALLVALAVYAVGGAADLRATPTRLLVTGVAAGAVLSGLTTAVTLTHPDTFDRMRGWNAGSLLERDTAVVLPVLPLIVAGLVAALVAARSLNALALGPDLAAAQGVSLVRTRLLVLGAVTLLAGGASAVAGPISFVGLVVPHLVRWGVGTDQRRILAGSVLAGGILVLLADVLGRIAVLPSEMPVGIVTAFVGAPVLIALARRRRATAL, encoded by the coding sequence TTGACCACCACCGCATCCGCCCGCGCGGCACGGCCGGTCCACGGCCGTGCCGCGCGTCGCCGTACCACCCGGCGGTGGCTGGCCGGCGCGGTCGCCGTACTCCTCGGGTCGTTGGTGTTGTCGATCTTCGTGGGCGCGAACCCGGTGCCCCCGTCGGACGTCTGGGCGGCGCTGCGGGGCGCCGGCACCGACGCCGCGCAGTACGTCGTCTGGGGGCAGCGCCTGCCGCGCACCCTGGCCGGGCTGCTGGTCGGCGCCGCGCTCGGGCTCGCGGGCGCCCTGATGCAGGCGTTCACCCGCAACGCGCTCGCCGAACCGGGCATCCTCGGCGTCAACGCCGGAGCCGCGGCGTTCGTCGCCGTGGGCATCGCCTTCTTCGGGATCACCTCGCCGGCCGGCTACATGTGGCTCGCCCTGCTGGGCGCGCTCCTGGTCGCCCTCGCCGTGTACGCCGTCGGCGGCGCCGCCGACCTGCGGGCCACCCCCACCCGGCTGCTGGTGACCGGCGTGGCGGCGGGCGCGGTGCTGTCCGGGCTGACCACCGCGGTCACCCTCACCCACCCCGACACCTTCGACCGGATGCGCGGCTGGAACGCCGGCAGCCTGCTCGAACGCGACACCGCCGTGGTGCTGCCGGTGCTGCCGCTGATCGTGGCCGGGCTGGTCGCGGCGCTGGTCGCGGCGCGCAGCCTCAACGCGCTCGCGCTCGGCCCCGACCTCGCCGCCGCGCAGGGCGTCAGCCTCGTCCGGACCCGGCTGCTCGTGCTGGGCGCGGTGACCCTGCTCGCCGGTGGGGCGAGCGCCGTCGCCGGCCCCATCTCGTTCGTCGGGCTCGTGGTGCCGCACCTGGTGCGCTGGGGCGTCGGCACCGACCAGCGCCGGATCCTCGCCGGCTCCGTGCTGGCCGGCGGGATCCTGGTGCTGCTCGCCGACGTGCTCGGCCGGATCGCCGTCCTGCCCAGCGAGATGCCGGTCGGCATCGTCACCGCGTTCGTGGGCGCGCCGGTGCTGATCGCGCTGGCCCGGCGGCGACGGGCCACCGCGCTGTGA
- a CDS encoding MDR family NADP-dependent oxidoreductase produces MKFEKWVVREHVDGVPDAGRIYEKVIEEAPVALGDDEMLFQTRYVSVDPYLHGLALETPVGQHMVGDSIMEVVEAGPDARFQVGDLVQGYGGWRSHVVGTGGEVLWQGETFPMVFPAYRKLNPQHYDDALPVTTALGIMGGPGVTAWGTLAHFMTVRPGDTVVISGASGAIGTLVGQLAKRLGARVVGSTASVEKVPFLTELGFDAVVEYRHGDEPGRVREKLVEAAPDGVDKYFDNLGGTITDMVFTMLNVHSQVAVCWQWSTQVGREQTGLRLLPMIMYPRTTIRGIFAHEWFTEENLSRMRDELGGMIRRGELSYQQTVHHGFDEIPNAYHSLYHDRGGNRGKVLVAV; encoded by the coding sequence TTGAAGTTCGAGAAGTGGGTCGTGCGCGAGCATGTCGACGGCGTCCCGGACGCCGGCCGGATCTACGAGAAGGTGATCGAGGAGGCGCCGGTCGCGCTGGGCGACGACGAGATGCTGTTCCAGACCCGGTACGTCTCGGTCGACCCGTACCTGCACGGGCTCGCCCTGGAGACGCCGGTCGGGCAGCACATGGTCGGCGACTCGATCATGGAGGTGGTCGAGGCCGGGCCGGACGCCCGTTTCCAGGTGGGCGACCTGGTCCAGGGCTACGGCGGCTGGCGCAGCCACGTCGTCGGCACCGGCGGCGAGGTGCTGTGGCAGGGGGAGACGTTCCCGATGGTGTTTCCCGCCTACCGCAAGCTGAATCCGCAGCACTACGACGATGCGCTGCCGGTGACGACGGCGCTGGGGATCATGGGAGGGCCGGGCGTGACCGCGTGGGGCACGCTGGCTCACTTCATGACGGTCCGCCCGGGTGACACGGTGGTGATCAGCGGTGCCTCGGGCGCCATCGGGACGCTGGTCGGGCAGCTCGCCAAGCGGCTCGGCGCCCGCGTGGTGGGCAGCACCGCGTCCGTGGAGAAGGTCCCGTTCCTCACCGAACTCGGCTTCGACGCCGTGGTCGAGTACCGGCACGGTGACGAGCCGGGACGGGTGCGGGAGAAGCTGGTCGAAGCAGCCCCGGACGGCGTCGACAAGTACTTCGACAATCTCGGCGGCACGATCACCGACATGGTCTTCACGATGCTGAACGTGCACAGCCAGGTGGCGGTCTGCTGGCAGTGGTCCACCCAGGTGGGCCGCGAGCAGACCGGGCTGCGCCTGCTGCCGATGATCATGTATCCCCGGACGACCATCCGCGGCATCTTCGCCCACGAGTGGTTCACCGAGGAGAACCTGTCGAGGATGCGCGACGAACTCGGCGGCATGATCCGTCGCGGGGAGCTGAGCTACCAGCAGACCGTCCACCACGGCTTCGACGAGATACCCAACGCCTACCACAGCCTCTACCACGACCGGGGAGGAAACCGGGGCAAGGTCCTGGTCGCCGTGTAA
- a CDS encoding type II toxin-antitoxin system Phd/YefM family antitoxin — protein sequence MSADAVHYNMHDAKTHLSRIIERVERGEEIIIDRAGTPVAKVVPLVRRANRTAVGSLAGQVDLSGDWDSPQTNAEIAADFGIGA from the coding sequence ATGTCGGCTGACGCCGTGCACTACAACATGCATGACGCCAAGACCCACCTGTCACGCATCATCGAACGGGTGGAACGCGGCGAAGAGATCATCATCGACCGGGCCGGCACCCCGGTGGCGAAGGTGGTGCCGCTCGTACGACGGGCCAACCGCACCGCGGTCGGCTCCCTCGCCGGACAGGTGGACCTCTCCGGCGACTGGGACTCCCCCCAGACCAACGCCGAGATCGCCGCCGACTTCGGCATCGGCGCATGA
- a CDS encoding type II toxin-antitoxin system Phd/YefM family antitoxin — translation MERIGVRELNQNTSQVLARVSGGETVEITDRGHPIARLVPVGDDRSMLARLVAAGRAVAPTGGGPVPLPPQLGDEDVDVAATLAAMRDEERW, via the coding sequence ATGGAGCGCATCGGTGTCCGGGAGCTGAACCAGAACACGAGCCAGGTGCTGGCCCGGGTGAGCGGCGGCGAGACCGTCGAGATCACCGACCGCGGGCATCCGATCGCCCGGCTTGTTCCAGTTGGTGACGACCGGTCGATGCTAGCCAGGCTGGTGGCTGCGGGGCGGGCCGTCGCCCCGACCGGCGGCGGTCCTGTTCCGCTTCCACCGCAACTCGGTGACGAGGATGTGGACGTAGCCGCCACGCTCGCCGCGATGCGGGACGAGGAGCGCTGGTGA
- a CDS encoding type II toxin-antitoxin system VapC family toxin, with the protein MIYLDSAAVVKLVRQEACSADLVSWLNAHDDVPLVSSALVEVEVPRALRRSAPQALIGVPAAVGRLFRLEIDSTIRATAAAFDEPNLRSLDAIHLATAQLLTNESGTALIAFVTYDRRLLECAKEAGLPVASPGQN; encoded by the coding sequence GTGATCTACCTCGATTCCGCCGCCGTCGTCAAGTTGGTCCGGCAGGAGGCGTGCAGTGCCGACCTTGTCTCCTGGCTCAACGCTCACGACGACGTGCCGCTGGTCTCCTCCGCACTCGTCGAGGTGGAAGTGCCCAGAGCGTTACGCCGGTCGGCGCCGCAAGCCTTGATCGGCGTGCCGGCGGCAGTCGGACGGCTCTTCCGACTGGAGATCGACAGCACGATCCGCGCAACCGCAGCCGCGTTCGATGAGCCGAACCTGCGTAGCCTCGACGCCATCCACCTGGCCACCGCCCAGCTTCTGACCAACGAGTCCGGAACGGCACTCATCGCCTTCGTCACCTACGACCGACGACTGCTCGAATGCGCCAAGGAAGCAGGACTGCCCGTAGCGAGCCCCGGCCAGAACTGA